The proteins below come from a single Onychomys torridus chromosome 18, mOncTor1.1, whole genome shotgun sequence genomic window:
- the Crip3 gene encoding cysteine-rich protein 3, with amino-acid sequence MSWTCPRCQQPVYFAEKVSSLGKNWHRFCLKCEHCHSVLSPGGHAEHNGRPYCHKPCYGALFGPRGVNIGGVGCYLYSLPVPSPASRVSLSPSNFSPPRPRAGLPQAKKSPPYTKTFTGETSLCPGCGEPVYFAEKVMSLGRNWHRPCLRCQRCRKTLTAGSHAEHDGTPYCHIPCYGYLFGPKGVNIGNVGCYIYDPVEIRSK; translated from the exons ATGAGCTGGACTTGTCCGCGTTGCCAGCAACCTGTTTACTTCG CTGAGAAAGTGAGCTCCTTAGGCAAGAACTGGCACCGTTTCTGCCTGAAATGTGAGCACTGTCACAGCGTCTTGTCCCCTGGCGGGCATGCAGAG CACAACGGGAGGCCATACTGCCACAAGCCTTGCTATGGGGCTCTCTTTGGACCTAGAG GGGTCAACATTGGTGGTGTGGGTTGCTATCTCTACAGTCTCCCTGTTCCCTCCCCTGCCAGCAGAGTTTCCCTCAGCCCCAGCAACTTTAGCCCCCCAAGGCCAAGGGCTGGCCTCCCCCAGGCCAAGAAAA GTCCCCCCTACACAAAGACATTCACTGGGGAGACCTCGCTGTGCCCCGGATGTGGAGAGCCTGTCTATTTTG CTGAGAAGGTGATGTCTTTGGGCAGAAACTGGCACCGACCCTGCCTCAGGTGCCAACGTTGCAGGAAGACCTTGACTGCTGGGAGTCACGCAGAG CATGACGGCACACCCTACTGCCACATCCCCTGCTATGGATACCTGTTTGGCCCCAAAG GTGTGAACATTGGCAATGTGGGCTGCTACATCTATGACCCAGTGGAGATAAGATCCAAATGA